One genomic window of Halovivax cerinus includes the following:
- a CDS encoding NusA-like transcription termination signal-binding factor translates to MDLTLDDEARRYLALFEDVTGAPGRDCIHIDDRLVIVVARGHIAEAIGRGGETVERFEDRVDVPVRLVEYADDPADFVANALAPAAVYNVTMSENDGTVAYVEVADEDRGVAIGRDGRTIETARMLAARHFDIDDVQLT, encoded by the coding sequence ATGGACCTGACGCTCGACGACGAGGCGCGCCGGTATCTCGCCCTCTTCGAGGACGTGACCGGCGCTCCGGGTCGGGACTGTATTCACATCGACGATCGGCTGGTAATCGTCGTCGCGCGCGGTCACATCGCGGAGGCGATCGGCCGTGGCGGCGAGACGGTCGAACGGTTCGAAGATCGCGTCGACGTGCCGGTCAGACTCGTCGAGTACGCCGACGACCCGGCCGACTTCGTCGCCAACGCGCTCGCGCCCGCCGCAGTGTACAACGTTACGATGAGCGAAAACGATGGGACGGTGGCGTACGTCGAGGTGGCGGACGAAGACCGCGGCGTGGCGATCGGGCGGGACGGTCGGACGATCGAGACCGCACGGATGCTGGCCGCCCGTCACTTCGACATCGACGACGTCCAGTTGACGTGA
- a CDS encoding helix-turn-helix transcriptional regulator → MNDSPVGMLVGSPVRVQLLAELVESAQTVTELDAEIDATRRTVRRNLSQLETEGWIRRSEQTYSVVPVAESFISELLEYHERAARLHELVCALEHIPTDRVDVPSDVLVDCESVVRHPSDPAGPQDEVLSAVRSASTVLTFVPTVTKQLVDAHETALGVENQVEIIVGSTGLECIRSSDVIDPSSAFLGSLYVYEHPMEPVGIVRTDDRTLLLSYDGYGTLHALVSGFHPQFQSWGSGFYETVRKNSAAVDRTDV, encoded by the coding sequence ATGAATGATAGCCCAGTTGGAATGTTGGTTGGGTCCCCAGTTCGGGTTCAATTGCTCGCAGAACTGGTCGAATCCGCACAAACCGTTACCGAACTCGATGCTGAGATCGACGCGACGCGGCGGACTGTGCGTAGAAATCTGAGCCAACTCGAAACCGAGGGGTGGATACGCCGGTCAGAACAGACGTATTCCGTCGTGCCTGTCGCGGAGAGCTTTATCTCCGAACTCCTCGAGTATCACGAACGCGCAGCGCGCCTTCACGAACTCGTCTGCGCTCTCGAACACATACCGACCGATCGGGTGGATGTGCCATCCGATGTATTAGTTGACTGTGAATCGGTCGTTCGACACCCTTCTGACCCTGCCGGCCCACAAGACGAAGTTCTCTCAGCCGTCAGATCCGCTTCTACCGTTTTAACTTTCGTTCCGACAGTAACGAAGCAACTCGTCGATGCGCATGAAACCGCTCTCGGAGTGGAGAACCAAGTGGAGATTATCGTGGGCTCGACTGGACTAGAGTGTATTCGGTCGTCGGACGTGATCGATCCGTCGTCCGCATTTCTCGGATCACTATACGTATACGAACACCCAATGGAGCCCGTTGGGATCGTCCGTACAGATGACCGAACGCTGCTGCTGAGTTACGATGGATACGGGACGCTGCACGCTCTCGTATCCGGTTTTCATCCCCAGTTTCAATCGTGGGGATCTGGATTTTACGAGACCGTCCGGAAGAATTCAGCTGCAGTCGACCGGACCGACGTTTGA
- a CDS encoding alpha-hydroxy-acid oxidizing protein, which translates to MSDDGPSYGRERLIEVYTQGMLADERPSIPPRFDDLEAAAREALDPDAYAYVAGSAGAERTDAANRAAFSTWRLVPRMLRDVADRDLTVSLFGTEYPAPVGLAPIGVQSIIHDEGELASARAAADLGLPFVSSSAASEPMEDVADAVGDGPAWFQLYWSSNRDLTASFVDRAERAGYDALVVTVDTPIISWRERDVERGYLPFLDAEGVGNYFSDPVFEELLGQDPVENVGAAVMQFVDVFGDASLTWEDLAWLRDLTDLPIIVKGIVHPEDAELAVESGADGVVVSNHGGRQVDNALPAIEALPAVVDHLEAVGDGDVPVCFDRGIRRGADAVTALALGAELVFLGRPYVYGLAIDGEDGVREVCRNFLADLDLTMGLSGCSSVSELDRSMLVRRGEVPFGDGT; encoded by the coding sequence ATGTCCGACGACGGGCCCTCGTACGGCCGGGAGCGATTGATCGAAGTCTATACCCAGGGGATGCTGGCCGACGAACGGCCTTCGATCCCGCCGCGCTTCGACGATCTGGAGGCGGCCGCCCGCGAGGCGCTCGACCCGGACGCCTACGCGTACGTCGCGGGGAGCGCCGGCGCCGAACGGACCGATGCGGCGAACCGAGCGGCGTTCTCTACCTGGCGGCTCGTCCCCCGAATGCTTCGTGACGTCGCCGATCGCGACCTGACGGTGTCGCTGTTCGGAACCGAGTACCCGGCGCCGGTCGGCCTGGCGCCGATCGGCGTCCAGTCCATCATACACGACGAGGGCGAACTGGCGTCCGCTCGCGCGGCCGCCGACCTCGGCCTCCCGTTCGTCTCGAGTTCGGCGGCCTCGGAACCGATGGAGGACGTCGCCGACGCCGTCGGTGACGGCCCGGCCTGGTTTCAGCTCTACTGGAGTTCGAACCGGGACCTGACGGCGAGCTTCGTCGATCGAGCCGAGCGCGCGGGCTACGACGCGCTCGTCGTGACCGTCGATACGCCGATCATCAGCTGGCGCGAGCGAGACGTCGAGCGGGGCTACCTGCCCTTCCTCGACGCGGAGGGCGTCGGGAACTACTTCTCGGACCCCGTTTTCGAGGAACTGCTGGGGCAGGACCCCGTAGAAAACGTGGGTGCGGCGGTCATGCAGTTCGTCGACGTCTTCGGCGACGCGTCGCTCACCTGGGAGGATCTCGCGTGGCTTCGTGACCTGACCGACCTGCCGATTATCGTGAAGGGGATCGTCCACCCCGAGGACGCCGAACTGGCCGTCGAATCTGGTGCCGACGGCGTGGTCGTCTCGAACCACGGAGGCCGGCAGGTCGACAACGCCCTGCCGGCGATCGAAGCGCTCCCCGCTGTGGTCGACCACCTCGAAGCGGTGGGCGACGGCGACGTGCCCGTCTGCTTCGACAGGGGCATCCGGCGCGGCGCCGACGCCGTGACCGCGCTGGCGCTCGGTGCCGAGCTGGTCTTCCTCGGACGGCCGTACGTATACGGACTGGCGATCGACGGCGAGGACGGCGTCCGCGAGGTCTGCCGGAACTTCCTGGCGGACCTCGATCTGACGATGGGGCTCTCGGGGTGTTCGAGCGTCTCGGAACTCGACCGATCGATGCTGGTTCGGAGGGGTGAGGTGCCGTTCGGGGACGGTACCTAG
- a CDS encoding phosphatase PAP2 family protein: protein MALRTVLLVTVLLVSLGFVGTCAVCLDRSRVRHTVGTVRPRLRDIAPYVGVAAGFLLLKFLFSEHLVRLSMWIGWDVTDDIYALEGAFVASLQSVVPEAMIEPASILYMFGFPYLLATAPILYATLPSLRRLKELLIAYLLNYVVGGMLMYTLFVAYGPRNYLDSVQGLMYDFYPETQELTAAIADNTNVFPSLHTSLSVVVLLFAWRTRKQFPRWSVLSSLVASGVVFSTMYLGIHWVIDVVAGIVLALWSVVTAERVVDRVEGDRKRRTTDRDVAIGSDVDVGD, encoded by the coding sequence ATGGCCTTACGCACCGTCCTCCTCGTAACCGTCCTCCTCGTCTCGCTCGGGTTCGTCGGGACGTGTGCGGTCTGTCTCGACCGCTCTCGCGTCCGACACACCGTGGGTACCGTTCGGCCCCGACTCCGCGACATCGCTCCGTACGTCGGCGTCGCGGCCGGCTTTCTCCTCCTGAAGTTCCTCTTCTCGGAGCACCTGGTCCGTCTCTCGATGTGGATCGGCTGGGACGTGACTGACGACATTTACGCACTCGAAGGTGCGTTCGTCGCGTCCCTCCAGTCGGTCGTTCCCGAGGCGATGATCGAACCGGCGTCGATCCTCTATATGTTCGGCTTTCCGTACCTGCTCGCGACGGCGCCGATACTCTACGCGACCCTCCCCTCGCTTCGTCGACTCAAGGAACTGCTGATCGCATACCTGCTCAACTACGTCGTCGGCGGCATGCTCATGTACACGCTGTTCGTCGCGTACGGACCGCGAAATTACCTCGATTCTGTACAGGGACTCATGTACGACTTCTACCCCGAGACGCAGGAACTGACCGCGGCTATCGCGGACAACACGAACGTCTTCCCGTCGCTCCACACGTCGCTTTCGGTCGTCGTTCTGCTGTTCGCGTGGCGGACCCGCAAACAGTTCCCCCGGTGGTCCGTCCTCTCTTCTCTCGTCGCCAGCGGCGTCGTCTTCTCGACGATGTACCTGGGGATTCACTGGGTGATCGACGTCGTCGCGGGGATCGTCCTCGCGCTCTGGAGCGTCGTCACGGCGGAGCGGGTCGTCGATCGGGTCGAAGGCGACCGGAAGCGCCGGACGACGGATCGGGACGTCGCCATCGGCTCCGACGTCGACGTGGGCGATTGA
- a CDS encoding 30S ribosomal protein S7, producing MSADDQPEPDAPAGGEESDLSAKLFGRWEIAEIEYNDPSTKRYISVTPVAHTAGRHASKQFQKSEISIVERFINRLMQTEENTGKKQQTLNLVREAFELIYERTDENPIQILVTAVENAAPREETVRLKYGGISVPKAVDVAPQRRVDQALKFLAEGVQSASFKSPTSAEEAIANQLVGAAEGDVGTYAVGQKEEKERVAAAAR from the coding sequence ATGAGCGCCGACGACCAACCCGAACCCGACGCACCCGCTGGCGGCGAGGAATCGGACCTCTCCGCGAAGCTCTTCGGCCGCTGGGAGATCGCCGAGATCGAGTACAACGACCCCTCGACCAAGCGTTACATCTCCGTGACGCCCGTGGCCCACACCGCGGGTCGCCACGCCTCGAAGCAGTTCCAGAAGTCAGAGATCTCCATCGTCGAGCGATTCATCAATCGCCTGATGCAGACCGAGGAGAATACCGGCAAGAAACAGCAGACGCTCAACCTCGTCCGCGAGGCGTTCGAACTGATCTACGAGCGTACCGACGAGAACCCGATCCAGATCCTCGTCACCGCCGTGGAGAACGCCGCGCCGCGCGAGGAGACGGTTCGCCTGAAGTACGGCGGCATCTCGGTCCCGAAGGCAGTCGACGTCGCCCCCCAGCGCCGCGTCGACCAGGCCCTGAAGTTCCTGGCCGAGGGCGTCCAGAGCGCCTCGTTCAAGTCGCCCACCTCTGCCGAGGAGGCCATCGCGAACCAGCTCGTCGGCGCCGCCGAGGGCGACGTCGGCACCTACGCCGTCGGACAGAAAGAGGAGAAAGAGCGCGTCGCTGCCGCCGCGAGATAA
- the rpoA2 gene encoding DNA-directed RNA polymerase subunit A'', which yields MTSASALGLDDDVEAVVEDTALPPRLKERVYETLADRDGVTVEQADEVARAVENRYLDTRVDPLDPVGTVSAQSIGEPGTQLTMNTFHYAGVAEIDVTQGLPRLIELVDARKTPDTPMMTVHLEEEYATEREMAHEVVWNLEATKILALGDVSTNVADMRVVISLNADTLQERMITAEEVAEIIEDQLGVKTVQNGTTVEFGPEEPSYRDLLQLVEELRDITFKGIEDISRVVIRREEMDESPFDADEEFVLYTEGSAFGDALAIEGVDATRTTCNNIHEIHRNLGIEAARETIIEETHNTLAEQGLDDVNVRHLMLVADIMTNEGTIESIGRHGISGAKDSVLARAAFEVTVNHLLNAAIHGEVDKLQGVTENVIVGKPIKLGTGDVDLRMGSSKSRSD from the coding sequence ATGACTAGCGCGAGCGCGCTCGGGCTCGACGACGACGTCGAAGCCGTCGTCGAAGATACGGCGCTTCCGCCGCGACTCAAAGAACGCGTCTACGAGACGTTGGCCGACCGCGACGGTGTGACCGTCGAACAGGCCGACGAGGTCGCACGTGCCGTCGAGAACCGGTACCTGGACACGCGGGTCGACCCGCTCGATCCGGTCGGAACGGTCTCGGCGCAGTCGATCGGCGAACCGGGAACCCAGCTGACGATGAACACGTTCCACTACGCGGGCGTCGCGGAGATCGACGTCACGCAGGGACTGCCGCGACTCATCGAACTGGTCGACGCCCGGAAGACGCCTGATACGCCGATGATGACGGTCCACTTAGAAGAGGAGTACGCTACCGAACGCGAGATGGCCCACGAGGTCGTCTGGAACTTAGAGGCGACGAAGATCCTCGCGCTGGGCGACGTCTCGACCAACGTCGCCGACATGCGCGTCGTCATCTCGCTCAACGCCGATACGTTACAAGAGCGGATGATCACGGCCGAGGAGGTCGCCGAGATCATCGAAGACCAGCTCGGCGTGAAGACGGTCCAGAACGGGACGACCGTCGAGTTCGGCCCGGAAGAACCGTCCTACCGGGATCTCCTCCAGCTCGTCGAGGAGCTGCGCGACATCACGTTCAAGGGGATCGAGGACATCTCGCGGGTCGTCATCCGCCGTGAAGAGATGGACGAGTCGCCGTTCGACGCGGACGAGGAGTTCGTCCTCTACACCGAGGGGTCGGCCTTCGGCGACGCGCTCGCGATCGAGGGTGTCGACGCGACGCGGACCACGTGTAACAACATCCACGAGATTCACCGCAACCTCGGCATCGAGGCCGCTCGCGAGACCATCATCGAGGAGACCCACAACACGCTGGCCGAGCAGGGTCTCGACGACGTCAACGTCCGCCACCTGATGCTGGTCGCGGACATCATGACCAACGAGGGAACGATCGAATCCATCGGTCGTCACGGCATCTCCGGTGCGAAAGACTCTGTGCTGGCACGGGCCGCCTTCGAGGTGACGGTCAACCACCTGCTCAACGCCGCGATCCACGGCGAGGTCGACAAACTACAGGGCGTCACCGAGAACGTTATCGTCGGCAAGCCGATCAAACTCGGGACCGGCGACGTCGACCTCCGGATGGGGTCGTCGAAGAGCCGCTCCGACTGA
- a CDS encoding ABC transporter permease yields the protein MLKELRHFRRSWGVVLVVVYLAVSVRRIARGVTPPAGTSQGGRYSTYTYLDVPETFDAVYAVYGFTSPSWHVNSLLFLVPLIGLLLGYGTIATERETGQLFTSLSLPSPRSTVLYGTYFGRAIVLACAIGVVLAVGWISITNRFETVSVWRYLVFSLATIGYGLVWLSIGVAISAVFSTARRAAAGVFVAFGYQLLPVHEVVLGLSPLYPYYHVIDPRQAYLVLVAAPYDHLIPKTHVDAVLGSGGFGSYQMSTEFAADAVPWFFSWPIAVAVLALWIAFPLWFACNQLDRLERTSNS from the coding sequence GTGTTGAAGGAACTCCGCCATTTCCGCCGATCGTGGGGGGTAGTACTCGTCGTTGTCTATCTCGCCGTCTCGGTTCGTCGGATCGCACGTGGCGTGACTCCGCCAGCGGGGACCAGCCAGGGCGGCAGATACAGCACCTACACGTATCTCGACGTTCCCGAAACGTTCGACGCCGTATACGCCGTGTATGGGTTCACGAGCCCCTCCTGGCACGTAAATTCGTTGTTGTTTTTGGTGCCATTGATCGGACTGCTACTCGGGTACGGGACGATTGCGACCGAGCGCGAAACCGGCCAGTTGTTCACGTCGTTGTCGCTCCCGTCTCCGCGCAGTACAGTACTGTACGGGACGTACTTCGGACGGGCAATCGTACTCGCTTGTGCGATCGGTGTCGTGCTAGCCGTCGGGTGGATCTCCATCACGAATCGGTTCGAAACGGTGTCCGTGTGGCGATACCTGGTTTTCTCACTCGCGACGATCGGGTACGGACTCGTTTGGCTGAGCATCGGAGTCGCAATCTCGGCAGTGTTCTCGACGGCCCGGCGGGCGGCTGCGGGTGTCTTCGTCGCGTTCGGCTACCAGCTCCTTCCAGTACACGAAGTCGTTCTCGGACTCTCACCCCTGTATCCGTACTATCACGTGATCGACCCTCGACAAGCGTATCTCGTCCTCGTCGCCGCTCCGTACGACCATTTGATTCCGAAAACGCACGTCGACGCCGTACTCGGGAGCGGCGGTTTCGGATCGTACCAGATGTCCACCGAATTCGCGGCGGATGCCGTCCCCTGGTTCTTTTCGTGGCCGATCGCTGTGGCGGTACTCGCCCTCTGGATCGCCTTCCCGCTGTGGTTCGCCTGTAACCAGCTCGACCGACTAGAACGTACGTCCAATTCATGA
- a CDS encoding 30S ribosomal protein S12, whose product MANGKYAARKLKKDRQTQRWSDSDYARRARGLREKSDPLEGAPQARGIVLEKIGIEAKQPNSAIRKCVRVQLIKNGKQVSAFCPGDGAISFIDEHDEVTIAGIGGAKGRAMGDISGVNYKVEKVNGVSLIELVRGNAEKPVR is encoded by the coding sequence ATGGCAAACGGCAAATACGCCGCGCGGAAGCTGAAGAAGGACCGCCAGACACAGCGGTGGTCCGACTCGGACTACGCGCGACGCGCTCGTGGCCTTCGCGAGAAGTCGGACCCGCTCGAGGGTGCGCCGCAGGCCCGCGGCATCGTCTTAGAGAAGATCGGCATCGAGGCGAAACAGCCCAACTCGGCCATCCGAAAGTGTGTCCGGGTCCAGCTCATCAAGAACGGCAAGCAGGTCTCGGCGTTCTGTCCCGGCGACGGCGCGATCAGCTTCATCGACGAGCACGACGAGGTCACCATCGCCGGCATCGGTGGGGCGAAGGGTCGTGCGATGGGTGACATCTCCGGTGTCAACTACAAGGTCGAGAAGGTAAACGGTGTCTCGCTCATCGAACTGGTCCGCGGGAACGCGGAGAAACCGGTGCGATAA
- a CDS encoding AIR synthase family protein encodes MSDLGKIDRPFFERYIASNLGADRTDVALGPAHGVDFGVVDVDGRALVTATDPLSILPDLGYERAARFALDVVLADVAVSGVPPTHLSICFTLPASMTDDSFATVWEEIHAECVDLGVSVVTGHTARYGDVSYPWIGAATAMGVGDHDDIVRPDGARAGDRLLLTSGPAAEAVGLLSTCFPEQLDLPAETVAAAQNRLEEVFSVRDALTAAAAGPVRAMHDVTEGGLAGALNEMADGANARFSVEREAVPMRPGVAAVCHHLEIDPWAATSCGSLVIAVEPDGVDAVRDALTDRGTPVAEIGRVEDGTGVMVDGDRLEHPHVDPSWDAYARLAEQSD; translated from the coding sequence GTGTCCGACCTCGGAAAGATCGACCGACCGTTCTTCGAGCGTTACATCGCGTCGAACCTCGGCGCCGACCGAACAGACGTCGCTCTCGGACCGGCACACGGCGTCGACTTCGGCGTCGTCGACGTCGACGGCCGGGCGCTCGTGACCGCGACCGACCCGCTCTCGATCCTGCCCGATCTCGGTTACGAGCGGGCGGCCCGGTTCGCGCTCGACGTCGTCCTCGCGGACGTCGCGGTAAGCGGCGTCCCGCCGACGCACCTCTCGATCTGTTTCACCCTGCCGGCGTCGATGACCGACGACTCGTTCGCGACCGTGTGGGAGGAAATCCACGCCGAGTGCGTCGACCTCGGCGTGTCGGTCGTGACCGGCCACACCGCACGATACGGCGACGTCTCCTACCCGTGGATTGGCGCGGCGACGGCGATGGGGGTCGGCGATCACGACGATATCGTCCGCCCGGACGGTGCGCGAGCGGGAGACAGACTCCTGTTGACGTCGGGACCCGCCGCGGAGGCGGTCGGACTCCTGAGTACGTGCTTTCCAGAACAACTCGATCTCCCGGCCGAGACCGTCGCAGCGGCCCAGAATCGCCTCGAAGAGGTATTCAGCGTCCGTGACGCCCTCACCGCTGCCGCGGCGGGCCCCGTGCGAGCCATGCACGACGTCACCGAAGGTGGCCTCGCCGGCGCGTTGAACGAGATGGCCGACGGCGCAAATGCTCGCTTCTCGGTCGAACGCGAGGCCGTCCCGATGCGCCCCGGCGTCGCCGCGGTCTGTCACCACCTGGAGATCGACCCCTGGGCGGCGACCAGTTGTGGCTCACTCGTGATCGCCGTCGAGCCGGACGGTGTGGACGCCGTCCGAGACGCGCTCACGGACCGGGGAACGCCGGTGGCCGAGATCGGCCGCGTCGAGGACGGGACGGGCGTGATGGTCGACGGCGACCGACTCGAGCATCCGCACGTAGACCCGTCATGGGACGCGTACGCCCGGCTCGCAGAGCAGTCGGACTGA